A region of the Electrophorus electricus isolate fEleEle1 chromosome 7, fEleEle1.pri, whole genome shotgun sequence genome:
GCAGACTTCGCAGCGGCTCTCGGATGCAGGTCAACATTCCGGAACTGGAGTCTTGCAACTgctcatgggaaatgtagttaaTCCGCCTTAACTGCTTGTTGTAGTAACTCCGCAGGTCAGACAGCTCTTCCAGGGCTGCTGCAGAAATGATGGAGGCCTCTGATGGACAGCTGACCAGGACCGATTTTGGGTTTTGCTTGGGTTTACAGACGCAGTCCGAATTCAGAGGCGATAACGGCCGTCTCTTATGAGGGGACACCGACCTTCGCTTGCTGTTAAATTTAAGCCCATCATCACTTTGTGATGATCCACCACCTCCAGTTATATGGCTCTTTTCTTGAATGCTGACCTCTACGTCGACCTCAATCACAGAAGGCCGGTCACATTCAGGtgaatttaaagaaatgttCTCTTCCAGGTTCTGGGTACGTTTCTTCTCCAGGTTCTGCTGGTCCTTgtccattttaattaatttggcATTTCCATGCAAGTCCGCATTGACAACATTAAGGGGAGCGAACATGTCTACCTTCAGCACAGTGTCAACTTGCACACcctgagaaacagaagaaattGGACATTTGTAGTCTGGAAACAGTGTagcagaggcagaaagaggCACATTATAGCTATAAAATGCAGTTAGTGAACCATGCAAGGGGCCACTGTTAAAAAACACCCCTGTGTGAGTGAAACCGCAACTGCCTCAACTTGTAGAGCACAGGCAAAAATCTAAATTATGAAAATACTTGTAGCCAAGTCAAAACGTGTAGCATGACAGACTGTAAAGAAAGCAGGCATGGGACAAGCCAAGCAAAACAAGGGAACGGTTGGGGAAGATTTTTGGACATACATGTGCTTCTCAATCAACATTCATACAATGTCCACATGCCGATTTGAGAATTCAGAGGAAGGGGACTGTACTTTGGGGCTCTTTTCCTCATGGACTAGGCAACAGTCTTGACTTTCTTGGCCACAGGGTTTTTCCCAGAACTTTCAGCAGGTCTTTTTCCATCTTTCGGTTTTACCTTGGCACTAGTCCTATCTCCACTGCATCTTCCCTCATTTACCTGTGGGCAGCACAAGAGCTTTTCAACGTGCAGTGTCAGTCTAGAGAATGACAGTCCAGTGGGCTCATCCCATCAAAGTgtgatgaagaaaaacaaaagagggagagagagagagagagagagagagagagagagagagagagacccccccCCGGCCCTACATCGGAAAACCACACCTACACATCCGCTGATGGGTGCTCTGTCATATGCTGCGGTTTCACCTTCCCAATGAGAAGTAGGATGTACTTTTCAGATACCGAGGACTGTTAAAAGACTTTGAAAATCGCTTCTAAATTTGAATGAGAACTCTCAGGTTGTTCAGATCACGTCAAACTATCTCTGCTACAACAAACTGAAATGGTAACTACAAATCCTAATTTCAGATGTTACCAAGAAGCTATTTTAACTCTGTGGATGAGCAAACCAGAATTAATCTCTGATTAGTGTTTACAAATTGTTGTGTGGGTGCTACTAGCTACAATGAACTTTGTGGAAATCATACACATATTAAAAATTGGGAAAGAAGTGAGGTTAATTAGTAAAAGTATGAAAGACTGTTCAGTGGTAAGACACCACATTCTAAAACCTACCTGCCATCTGGTGTTCAATAGGACACACAGTAAAGGTCACATACCCATAGTGACTCATAACCTTTTCAACCACAATTTCCAGACACTGATGACAAATCTGTTAACAATAATTACAGCACTGATGTAATAAGTgcttgctttttgtttttggaacTCCAAATTAGATTATATCACTTCTGATTGGTCACATGTGACATGCctagaaaaaaaataactatGGAAAAAAACCAGTAAATGTGAGTATCTGCTAAAGTCTAAGAAGCAGCCAGCTTTGTGTCCCGTAAAAACACTTTAGGATCTTACAAGGCACCACTGGCTGTCTGAAAGCAACAGTCTCATCCCCAGTGGGCCATAACAGCTAAATGCACATACCAATTTTACCAatcagcttttctttttcattaaacAATGTGAAAAACcggtgctgagagagagagagagagagagagagagagagagagagagagagagagagagagagagagagagagagagagagagagagagagagagagagattgtaagAACCACCTACAACTGTGAAAGACcagaaaagcacacaaagagtATGAAAGCGTTTTACACTTGAGGCTGCGTCTGGACTCCCCTGGCCGGGCACAGACACTCTTCTTCTCATCTTCATCATGACCGAGTGGTTTTCGCTCCTGAGCAGAGCAGCTCTGCGTCCTGCCTTCAGGTAGAAGTAGGTTGTGTACGGAGTGAAACTGAAGTCTTCACTTTCAAAGGGAATGcgtttaaacaaacaaacacacaaaaacaaaatatgcttCATCATAGGACTTAGTTCACATTAAAATTAAGCCaatgattaaacaaaaagaTACTTTTTCACACCACCTCCCCCCTCTATTTAGACTTTGTTAACAGATCAGGTAATAGATCAGTGCAGGCATCCTACGTAGAGGGAGGAcattatataacaaaacaaGAGCATCATTAAAAGGTACTACAGTACATAACCTGTCCAATACGCATTTACTTATACACTCTTACTCAGTAACCTTAAGAcgttaataacaacaacaacaacaacaacaacaacaataataataataaagtaaaaccTTCTTGTCTGAGATGTCTGAAATCTCAGGACCATTAAAAAGTACCTGAAATAGCCATGTAATAAGAGATGGGCAACGATGGCCTCCACTTCCACACGGGACAGGTTCGTGACcttggtcattttgcggagctTGGCGTTCCCTTTACCCATCCAGGTCTCGCACACCTTCAGAGGGGTCATCTTCTCACCCAGAGATGCAGCCTGCTCCACCATACCCACCACGTCGCGTGCATGCTTGGTGACATCCATGGTGATGTAGTCTGGCACATAAAGACagaccagtcacaccagtcacagtGAGGGCCAGTAGAACTGGAATCGGAACCGATACTCAACAGTTTCTTGCATTGTTTATTAAAGTTCAGCTGCTTGTTTATGTCTCTTCAGCCGACGATAAATGCCCAGTTCTCTCACCGTTGCCATGCCGACAGACATCACACATTTGGTTGCACTCTTCATCATCCCAAACTTCGTCAAAATGGACTGCCATCATGGCACGGCGACATCTGTGGGCAATCCCCAGACACCAGCGCAATAAGTCAGCGTCAAATGTATTCCtgtagcgctttttacaacagttatcacaaatcagctttacaaatatccgGAGTCCAAGCCAAGGGTGACTGTGGCAAGgaaaagcatgaggaagaaaccttgagaggaaccacaACCCAAAGGGGGGAGCCGACCACCTCTGGCCCACAACGGACACCAAAACAGCGACAGATGTGGCACTGGAGCCGAGGCATCTAATTCTCAGCATATAGAATTCCTACTGGTTCACAGGCTGTAGTGTCTGCCTTTACCTGTCCACGTTCTGACAGTAGGCCACCATGTTCTGAAGCTTCTGCTGGCCCGTGTTTTCCATGACTACCAAGGTACTGATCCGGAAAATGTCTGCAAATCCGTAGTACACAATGCAGTCCGCTGGACTGTCGTCTCTCCCTGCAAACACATCGACCATCGTCTCGGGTCATTTGAGTCCAACACCATATATGATGCGTTACTGTTTCTATGACTGTGAACCACATCAGGTTGATTTGATACTGGAAACTGTCCTGTACGAATGTGacctgtgcatgcatgtccagtgatggttggtgcagTGTCCtgtcctcctccccttcccctgcacccagtgTCAGTCCTCCAGGGGTCTGTGGTTTCCGACTGAGAGTACGCTGTGCTGCTTCTCACCAggtgtgtgcgagtgtttgtaaaagcggatatctgtctgtaaagagtCCTGGAGTTTGAGAAACGCGCTACATAAACGTAGCTAATaaccaggacagagagagcGGGACTGCACAGTACACGCTGAGCCTAAAGGGCAGTGCACTTCTCAGACATGTCAAAGGTTAACATGAACATACTTCAACGAACACCACCCCACCTGCCCGGCCACTCTCTTGATAGTAGTTCTCCATCGACTTGCTAATGGTGTGGTGGATCACAAATCTCACGTCTGCCTTGTCGATGCCCATTCCAAAAGCCACAGTTGCAACGACCACCTGCCAAGACAGCGTAGATTCAGACACCGGGACAGCCTCTGTGCGGTCTGCGGAAAGTCTAAGCACTAGCCACTCTCAAACGGCCTCCCTGGCCTGCTGGATGACAGCATGTTACAACAGGAACAGATTGAAGAGCTGCAAAACTAGGACAATAAGGCCATACGGCAATTACACTGCTGcgtacacaaaaacaaaaacaaaaacaaaaacagagatcTCATATGCATATTGGAACCTTCTGTGAGATCTGTACTAATGataacagtaaacaaacaaacaaacattaaaaaactaTGTTCTGTACAACCCAAATGTAAAGTAAACATGCATGACATCAGAATgactgagaaaaacaaaaggcaattCAGGGTTGAACTGGGGTCAGGCAGTAGATCTGGGCTTTATGTAACATTCCTCATATCCTTTAATGTTTTAGAACATTCtacttttacatttcttttctcaGAAGTAAGCCCAATTTTCACTCACAGACGTCTATCAAATTGTTCAAGCAGACAGCAGTTTAGTAAACGGTTACctccacaaaaacaacagatttCTGCAGATCGGCAGCAAACCAACCTCAGACATGGAAAATGTCCAGAAAATAACATGTGCTGTTCAATCCAAGCtgtatttaacaaaaaacaattttccaACCTGTATCtagcaaatgaaaacacagcTGAAGAGCTTATCTGATTACTGGTGCCCCCTACAGGCAGGAGcggaaagagacagaaaactaCTCCTGAACAACATGGCATAAAGTTTTTGACATATTGCTCCTTTAGAGTTCTGGGCAAGGCAGCACATCGCCGTCAGAGTTCAGGGACTGGGGGGCTGTACCTGGATCTTTCTGCTGGACCACTGCTGATGGACCAGGCTTTTGTTCGCCGGCTCCATGTTGGCATGGTACGGCTGTGCCAGTATACCCCGGCGCTGCAGGTCAGCAGACACGGCCTCGGCGTCTTTCTGAGAGAACACGTACACAATCCCTGTGCGGAACCGGAAACACGGCGACTCGTTAGTAGTAACGTTTGCCACGCGCATGTTTCATGCGTACTAACACGCATTTTAATAACAGGTGCATCGCTTGACGTGGGTCAGGGATTCCAGGCGGTTTCTAAGCAACATTCTTCGTGGCACTACCTGACTGGTCCCTGTATCGTCCTTCGATCAGTGCTGCTATTTCTTTGGTCGAGCCGTCATTATCTTTGAATCGAACCTGCAGAAGTAAcggcaaataaacaaacaaacaaaaaaagaaacaaggaagGTCACATGGGATTATTCTTTTGTGTTGCTATGCAGCTGTATGTTTTCATTACCTCGCATGCAGGCTAACCGTCCTCAGGTACAGATGCTGAATGTAAGACGTTCTCATAGATGTGAGACAGTCTGTGAGAACGCTTACCTCGTAGTAGAGGTTCGGCCTGTTGAACGGGGCCGTGAGCGTGACGGGTTGTGGAATGCACAGAATCTTCTGGCAGTCCTGGAGAACGCTGCTGGTTGCGGTTGCAGTCAGCCCCACCAGAGGCACCTTGGGAAACTGTCTCTTCAGGATGCCCAGAAGCTTGTAGTCTGAGCCACAGAAAGACCATTCCAATACTGCAGTAGCTCACAACTCAGGTACCAAAGCTATCGATAACTTTCAGcaattttgcttttcattatTGCTGGCAATGATGTCGCTGTTTCCAgcaaaaatagctttttttaatcaattaactataaattaatttgaaatataTGCAAGATGTACGCTGATTGAAAGGGCAAAGTGCTACCAACTCCAAGGTTACGGGCTTGAATCCCAGGCGTCATGCTATGAAACATTGTGTGTTTTACCAAGAGAGCATCTGGTGTCAGGTGCAGTCATGAATATTGTCTTTGCGGTGTATGTTATCTAAATAAAGTATCTAAAGTATCTATTGACCGCTCTACGATTGTAGGACCTTAACAGCAGGTAAACCTTGAACCCTTGCAGTGACGACAACCTCACCTGGTCGGAAGTCATGACCCCACTGACTGCAGCAGTGAACTTCATCCACTGCAATGCGGGACAACAGTCCCATATTGTAGGCCTTCTCCAGCTTAGACATCAGTAATTTGCTCTTGGCAATCTTCTCTGGGGTTACATACAGCAGTTTGAAGGGGCTGTTTGTATCGATCATGCCTGCCATAACAAATTTAGATTCTTCCTGTAAAAACCATAAGAGAAAAAGGTGAACATATAGAAACTCAACGCGAGCTTATGTCCGCCATCATAGCTATTTGGGGTGACGTCTTTACTGTCGAGCACATGGTTTACCTTCGTGCTAGACGCGTTGAGTGTCACAGCAGGCACGTTAATGGACTTCAGATACATGAGTTGATCCTCCATCAAGGACACCAGTGGAGCAATAACCAGTGTAAACCCTGGCAGCCATTCAAATCAAAATTAACAGAATTttattggggggtggggggagaatTCAGTAGGGTGACGTTCTCCACCACTCCAGAGTTCAATTCCTGTGTAATGTGTACATCCGGGGAATAAAGTGATTGTGACGCACATCTaccaccactagagggagacattCCCCCCACCGTTGCCCAGGGACATGCTCGatttcaaaacaaaactgaaccatgaaaacatcaacaaacaaaatctaatGAAAGAATACATTCCTGGAAGCTTCCACCCTGTGGGATGCTGGTTGGTTTAAACTTTGGCTGGAgtttaaacaacaaaagaaacagttGCATTCCTTTACACAGTGCAGTTTACAGTATCAGTGTTCAACCAAAACATCTGATCACTAAGAAATTACAGTTCAAATTAAGGTGAGCTTCTATTTTAAatatctgaaacacacaaacacacagccacttaAACTATATTATATGAAGCAGGCATCCGTGGCGTTTGAGTGTTGGAGACTCAGCATGTGAACGCACACCCGCGAGCTCCTACGTACCTTTACAGCAGACAGCCGGGAGCTGGTAGCACAAGCTCTTGCCCCGGCCAGTGGGCATGACCAAGAACAGGTCTTTCCCCGCCATGCCGAGGTTGACGGCTGCCTGCTGGAGTGGCCGAAACTTCGACAGCTTGAACACACTCTCCAGCTTCTTCTGAACCTCTTCTGACCACGAGAAGTCTATTAGTAAAGGTAGAAATATCACTAGAAACCGATACACATAGGCTCAGTATTACAGAATGGATATAGAGAGCTTTTAAGTAAGTCAGTTCAACGTAAGGTGCTTCTATCCATCGTCTCTGAAATTACTGAAGTGCTAACCAGACTCCTCATAGTTCTGAAGGTCTTTTTTGCTGAAGACTGCTTTGGGGGGCTTCCCAGATCCTGAGGGTTGCGAGGGGTCGTTAGAGCCGTCCAGGAGCTTCAACAGTCTGCTCTTCCTGGAGGTTAGTGAAGACTGCTTCTCCAGAAGCTCAGAGATCTGCAGCTCCAACACCTCCAGCTCGGCTTCTACAGATTCAAGCTCCGCCCGAACCGCCTCTACACGGACCAACGCGTTGCCCATCAGTAACAGCATGCAAACGTAAGCAGCATCAACATCAGAAACTCAAAAGCACACTGCTTGAAACCATTCACCCACTCACTGGGTGAGTAAAAAACTCACATTTTATTCTCCttgcaaaatgacagaaatggcAGCATTATGTCATGTAAATAATAGCTCATCATTAATACAAGGATTGTTTTCCACACATAAATGCCAATactaataaacaataattaaatgCTATCATAACATGCAAGAAAAGCTGGTTAGCCCAATCAGCTAACAAGCAGTGCACAACCTTTAGTCTTATTTTGAGTGTTTTCTTGCTGTTCCCAGCAAGATGGCAATGGCATATAAATAGGCAAACAATATTTTCCCCCTGAGGTTAACACTACAGGCAGATTAAACTGGTATTAgctttcacacacagcatcagagTTACGAGACTGGGAAATGTGTCTGCCATGTTCTGGTTTCTAACGAGCTTTGCTTCACAGGGATACAATTAATGATGCAAATCACACCATTACGTTCACCTGCCTGTCCTCACGAGACAAACGGCTGACTGCGGCTTTGCTTGACTCTCCAAAacacttcattttcatttttaggtgATCTGACGCCATATCAATAAGTCTTAGGTGCACTAACCTTTATCTGTGATACTGGCCATTTCAGAACTTTGTCTTCAGGATGACAACTCGAAGATCAGGAGATCATGCTAAAACAAAGCGAAGAGTGCACGAAATGGCGCGCGGTCAATTACATTGGCGATTAATCCCGTTACCCGTGCACGTTAAGCACTTAACGAAGTATATAACTGCACACACGGCCAGTGGCATTACCTTTCAAATGCAGCACGCTAGaaacttttacttttattttcatttgctaAGGTCCTTGGAGCGGAAGTGTAACAACGTTACATCCGAGCAAATGTATAAAcgtataaatgtatacatgtataaacCCTAGAAGGTAAAGGTAAATGGTTATTCGCTCTGTTGGTTTAGCAGGTTAATTAACTAACTTTATAACTACAGTACCACCCTAGCTAGCAGCCTAGCTGGATAGTTTAACTCTAGGAATACACAGCCATCACATCCACAACAGGTATCGGGATTGTACGCCTTTAGCAAAGACACGTCAGTAATTCAGTTGTCACTTCAGATACAAAGGTAACGTGGCTATCTGATAAAGTAATAGTAGGTTAGTCGCTGATGAAGTAAAGGTAATTTGTTGTAGTAATGGTAGGTTAGTCGCTGAGTTAGCTGTGGTTAGCTAGCTCGCTCGAACttcattcatattcacacaGGTTTAACACAGCTTGCTAATATAACTCCAGCTGGGGACTTACACTTGTGGTGAGGAAAGTGGGTCAGGCTTTTAAAAACCACAGCGCTGGCTGAGAAAGTACCCAAGGCGAGCGCCGAGCCGACGGCTTGTTTGCTGCAGCCCTTCTCGTTGCCCCGCGCGACGCCGATACGACACGTGAGTTTGCGCAAGCGGAGGCGTGCAGGACAAGCGACGTGCTGAGCCCCGCGCTGCagaaaagtataaatatgttAGCTTAGCTATGTGGGTTCACGATAACGCTTTGGTTAGCTTACATTGGTGTCAGAGAATACCACTCTGAAGGGGATTTTGTAATCATTGGAAATAATGTCTTAACGACCTTAGCAAAGCAGTTTAGTCAGACAGAAACTAGCATTGCTCCGCTGCAGTGACTTATTTAGGCGGGGTGGAAGGAGAGCTAAAATGGAGGTGCACGCTAGACTCAAGGTGTGCTGTTACTCTCACTTTGAAAATTACCCTGGACTTTCTAATGAACCGACTTGGCAAGATGGCTTAATTAATTTGATTGACCTGTTAATAGTGCAGCTTTGTTCATTTCTCTGCCATTAGTGGATTccataaatatgcatttttaaatgtatagatAGGTTTTCAAACAGGAACATGAAATGTCTTGTCATTTAAGTATTTATAAGAAGAAATGTTTAGTTTCATTATTAAAGGCTGTATGAAACTGGGGGGTTGGTGTGACTTATTAACGGCTACTGGTAATTTTCTGCAGACCCAACATGgcttttacttgtacttgtgaattcatgtaaatacattttttaatcagtAGGTGGAGTAAGGGAGCAACGGTCGCTTGGCATTAATGAGGTGGAACGTGAGCATTCTAAATAAAGTTTAGTGTAAAACAattgaaattattttctatGTTTTCCTCTAAAGTAAGATGGCAGATATTTGGATTTTAGACAGACGGCAAAGAAGTCGCTTCATGCTGCTTGTAGTAACATCGTAGCTTTCATAAGCTTTATATTTCTGTACTTTGTCTAAGCTCTTTTCAGTcagttttagtgttttatttgtttagtttatttgtgCTCTTTCCTTTGTCTCCTCTGCTGATTTGAATTAAAGGAGACGAGCGGTTTGGGGATAAAGTTATGATGTAAACAGCAACCAAAGAGATGTAGGCAATAACAATGTCTACCTGCAATGACATCCACCACAAGAGGTCGCAATGAAACAAGAACCTGCCGTTCGTGCTGCACTAAATATTGCCTAAAACCAATGCATGGATAGCTAAAACTTTATTGACCCCAGGAGAAATTGCAGAGACAAACATCCACATCACATGCCTGAACCAACAGCCTCTTCAGTTAACAACTAAACATGCTAAGCAATTGTGTCACAGAGTCACCATAACTGTGTGAACCTACAAAGGCCAAAAGAACCAAGGAATCTGCACttcactttgtttttaaaatattgactTGGTTATTCGGTGTCAGCTGTGACGGAAGCGATCCCTTCGGTTTAGTAAATCCTGTCTTCagagacaacccccccccccccccccacacacacacacacacatacacacacacacactcacactcatattCACACAAGCGTATAAACTCAGACTGTTCTCAGAATGAACCACAAGATAGAGTTTAGATTGAggctaaaataaaatagcaatgtagtcaagtacagtacagtagtagcTAACATTTCAATAACAAACAGGCTTAATATTGATGGCACATGGTCATATTCTCCACGAATGTAAACGTATCTTTTTTACGCTGTTTGCCATCGACTCCAAGTCAGCGTTATGTGGGACCCTTTTGCGTGTGCAGACCGGACCGAGCGCTCCTCCCCGCGTGTCCCGTGCCAGCGTCCACAGACTCCTCTGCGTCCGCAGGCTGAACTCTCCTCAGCGCCTGTCGGGTCCACACGACCATTCAATGGCTGTTTGGTCATTCGCAATCGTTTAGACTCCCATAGACATCCTTGGACCAAGCGCAGCGTCATTTAGCATCACTAATGGCAGAGTTCAGACAATTGCGCGTCTATGGTCAGACAGCGTCTGGAGGGCCGACACAGAGGATCTGTTCTAACATGCTTCCACCATTTCAGCAGATGTGCTCTGTGACATTTAGGGACTCCACTTCAGAAGCACCCCATTTTCTAACAGCTGAATGTTACTAAACTCAGTGAGTGATCATAGGCCCTTTTCTGTGTCCTGCATGATGAACCAAGCATGACCCCAGGAGATTGAGTTACTGGGCCTGGATGTTCTGATTGGGGTTCAGCTTACTCACATCATATGACTGAATAAAAGGGTGTTTAATGAGGGACGTGGGCTCGGCCTCTGAAATTGCCAAAGTAACTGTTACATCCATGACATACAGTGACATAGTTGTAGCCTCAGCTCTGCATGAAACTGTAGCTGTGGGGTTAAATTACCAAATGTGAGCTTTAATTTAaggatatttgcatttataatgGGTGAACCATATTGTAATCTCCTCCTTTCTTATATATAGCCCCTCCTACTACAGGGATTAAGTAATTGGATAGCTGACTGCTATTTTAGCCAGCTGTGTTGTTATTTCAGTAGTTCACTGtaagcagaaaataaacaaatgtctcGAGTTAATTCCAGATGTTGCACTTGCATTTGAGATATGCAGCCGTCCTCTCTCAGTATGAGGACATATGTACCAGTAGCAGTAGCGCAGGCCACCATGAGgctgaaaaaataaacactgagtGTGTCAACACTCACCAAGGTCAAACACTGAGTGTGTCAACATTTTGGGTGCAATGTTAAGATGCAATAAGACACTGATGAGGTTTAGCAGTAGCAATGGAAGTGGCAGAACCCTAAAGACCACAATGTTGGATACTCGAAGATTACTTTCAATTATCAGGAGAAAAAAGGGCAAATacctaaaaaaaacattatataacatataactgatgactgaagacccatctatttgcagaatatttaaaggacaactgacactgctcccttattgactgactaatttagtacttattgtatggcattatttatgctttttaacaaactctagcacttattgtttatagcaattatcattgtttaagatagaccttatgtattttgcacttctatgtatcagcattcatccctgtattctacagtattctagttcattgaatatgtttaattctaacctactatactgtacttggatatattctatgagtaaatgacaaagcacttttgtaagtcgctctggataagagcgtctgctaaatgccataaatgtaaatgtaaatgtagtggCAAAAGCCACCATAAAAAAGAATACATCAAGATGACCTGAGAAGATTTAGcataaagacaaaaaccactAACTCTTCCATAAAAGGACTGTGGAGTCCCAGGACAAAGTCTTTGTTGACAAATGAGATGAAGATTAACTTTTCCCAGAGATTGAACGAGGTGAGAGTAGAGAACCAGAGGAGCAATTTGGGATCCAAAGTCTGTCACCACGTCCATGAACCGTGACGTCCTGCCGCTGGAGTTGGAATGATGCTGGAGCTGACTCATAGCTGGAGTTGACTCAGATCTGGAGTTTACTCACCGTGGGAGCTGACTCAGTTCTAGAGCTGGCTTGATGCTGGAGCTGACTCAGTTAAGCTCAGGAGTGTAGTAGCACCTTCACTGCTTCAGTTTAGATGCTTCAGCACTCAGCAGGTTCTTATCACCAGTTTTTCAGTCAGAAACACATTACTCCCATAGCTAAACGTGACCATTAAACCTGCACTTATGAAAGTATCATTTTGCACTATTGTTGATTCATAGAACCCTTCTAGCAGTTGTTGTGTGGTATTGCACTAGTGCTCATTtctttctaggtatcagcattgaccTTTCTACCTAGCTggatgtcataaatgtaaatgtaaatgtaagtggtCTGATCTTAACCAGTCAGATCagtcacctgacctaaaccccacTGGGTTTGCATGGCAAACACTGAAGAGCCCCTAGAACATCCAGGCAGAGAAAATGATTGCA
Encoded here:
- the recql gene encoding ATP-dependent DNA helicase Q1 isoform X1, with the protein product MASITDKEAVRAELESVEAELEVLELQISELLEKQSSLTSRKSRLLKLLDGSNDPSQPSGSGKPPKAVFSKKDLQNYEESDFSWSEEVQKKLESVFKLSKFRPLQQAAVNLGMAGKDLFLVMPTGRGKSLCYQLPAVCCKGFTLVIAPLVSLMEDQLMYLKSINVPAVTLNASSTKEESKFVMAGMIDTNSPFKLLYVTPEKIAKSKLLMSKLEKAYNMGLLSRIAVDEVHCCSQWGHDFRPDYKLLGILKRQFPKVPLVGLTATATSSVLQDCQKILCIPQPVTLTAPFNRPNLYYEVRFKDNDGSTKEIAALIEGRYRDQSGIVYVFSQKDAEAVSADLQRRGILAQPYHANMEPANKSLVHQQWSSRKIQVVVATVAFGMGIDKADVRFVIHHTISKSMENYYQESGRAGRDDSPADCIVYYGFADIFRISTLVVMENTGQQKLQNMVAYCQNVDRCRRAMMAVHFDEVWDDEECNQMCDVCRHGNDYITMDVTKHARDVVGMVEQAASLGEKMTPLKVCETWMGKGNAKLRKMTKVTNLSRVEVEAIVAHLLLHGYFSEDFSFTPYTTYFYLKAGRRAALLRSENHSVMMKMRRRVSVPGQGSPDAASSGVQVDTVLKVDMFAPLNVVNADLHGNAKLIKMDKDQQNLEKKRTQNLEENISLNSPECDRPSVIEVDVEVSIQEKSHITGGGGSSQSDDGLKFNSKRRSVSPHKRRPLSPLNSDCVCKPKQNPKSVLVSCPSEASIISAAALEELSDLRSYYNKQLRRINYISHEQLQDSSSGMLTCIREPLRSLRLPSSTTIARRARNLWTRVSMRRKLIQR
- the recql gene encoding ATP-dependent DNA helicase Q1 isoform X2, which gives rise to MASITDKEAVRAELESVEAELEVLELQISELLEKQSSLTSRKSRLLKLLDGSNDPSQPSGSGKPPKAVFSKKDLQNYEESDFSWSEEVQKKLESVFKLSKFRPLQQAAVNLGMAGKDLFLVMPTGRGKSLCYQLPAVCCKGFTLVIAPLVSLMEDQLMYLKSINVPAVTLNASSTKEESKFVMAGMIDTNSPFKLLYVTPEKIAKSKLLMSKLEKAYNMGLLSRIAVDEVHCCSQWGHDFRPDYKLLGILKRQFPKVPLVGLTATATSSVLQDCQKILCIPQPVTLTAPFNRPNLYYEVRFKDNDGSTKEIAALIEGRYRDQSGIVYVFSQKDAEAVSADLQRRGILAQPYHANMEPANKSLVHQQWSSRKIQVVVATVAFGMGIDKADVRFVIHHTISKSMENYYQESGRAGRDDSPADCIVYYGFADIFRISTLVVMENTGQQKLQNMVAYCQNVDRCRRAMMAVHFDEVWDDEECNQMCDVCRHGNDYITMDVTKHARDVVGMVEQAASLGEKMTPLKVCETWMGKGNAKLRKMTKVTNLSRVEVEAIVAHLLLHGYFSEDFSFTPYTTYFYLKAGRRAALLRSENHSVMMKMRRRVSVPGQGSPDAASSVNEGRCSGDRTSAKVKPKDGKRPAESSGKNPVAKKVKTVA